A stretch of Chitinophaga caeni DNA encodes these proteins:
- a CDS encoding RNA polymerase sigma factor, with translation MMLTTDEELCKRIIGNDQAAFKELYERYSNQIFTYAMKLSGSRELALDVVQDVFMKVWIHQQTLNPAYSIKAFLYKVARNQVFDALRKSVHDEKFRHHFLAHYEEATDQVNEHIHSKQLEEIRMNAINNLPVQRRQIYKLSKLDGLTNQEIACLLGLSSNTVKDQLSKASRFIRQYLYQHVDTAIIIIAISTIIKKS, from the coding sequence ATGATGCTAACGACGGATGAAGAATTATGTAAAAGAATCATAGGTAACGATCAGGCGGCTTTTAAGGAACTTTACGAAAGGTACAGTAACCAAATATTTACCTACGCGATGAAGTTATCGGGTTCTAGGGAGCTCGCATTAGATGTGGTGCAAGACGTATTTATGAAGGTATGGATTCATCAACAAACTTTAAACCCTGCCTATTCTATCAAGGCTTTCTTATATAAAGTAGCAAGGAACCAAGTATTTGATGCGCTCAGGAAGTCGGTCCACGATGAGAAATTCCGCCATCATTTCCTGGCGCATTACGAAGAAGCGACGGACCAGGTAAACGAACATATCCATTCCAAGCAATTGGAAGAAATCCGCATGAATGCCATCAACAACCTGCCGGTGCAACGCCGCCAGATATATAAATTGAGCAAATTGGATGGGCTTACCAACCAGGAAATCGCCTGCCTCTTGGGATTATCTTCTAACACTGTCAAAGATCAACTTTCAAAAGCATCCCGTTTCATCCGCCAATACCTATACCAGCATGTCGATACTGCCATTATAATTATTGCCATATCTACCATCATAAAAAAAAGTTAA
- a CDS encoding SusC/RagA family TonB-linked outer membrane protein codes for MKRIKSISTKLVMVLAMSCCLPKYFISRAQASGHSEQPNTVSLVSFISALESKFDIRFSYNTNLVKGKEFIAPKLNDFTLSNVDDKLNEAIMPLGLMCKRINNKLYIIKYDRKATEKMMQLQTELNLPAAIIKGVVKDSLGNPLPGVIVKLKGTSRGTTTDASGAFSLDQVKDGDVLIFSLIGYATIEVAIKGQTNLNIVLKESTVSLDQVVVTALGIKRQEKALGYAVQRVGGEQVQTVKGVDIATSMTGQVSGLVIKNSTEFFAKPTIELRGESALLVIDGVPYGNMTLRDVPTDDIESIDVLKGPTASALYGSRASGGVILVTTKKGSSGGLAVNINSNTMLQTGFLAIPETQHSYGRGQNGQIDNDYVWGPKLDIGLTARDWNPETMQFEDDRPLKSLGANNLKNFMELGLVTNNNISVSQATDKGSFRVGLNHIYNKGQFPNAKANMFNFTASGTIKASDKFSLESHVGISKRYSPQIWGSGYGNQGYIYQLTMWTGPEYDIRQYKNYWKVPYKTQNWMYTNWYDNPYLIAYEKLDGIKQNTVNASMTANYNFTEDLNLLVRLGYDVYTNQEEWTNPAANIYSTRGGWNAKGRYSINKTWGWSTNDDVMLNYKKKLKDWTVEAMAGGTIYYWVDEALSASTRNGLTSPTFYSLNGSVEAPTISPSNYSRQVNSLYGRVALSWKNTVFIDATGRNDWNSAQPKEERAFFYPSIGSSVIMSEFFKMPRAIDMWKLRGSWATFKTPAGVYETNRLYSTTTAAWNSLNAAYYPSNLLGGILAPSSQRTWEIGTALYLLQKRFSVDFAYFNKYYYNQKASPSIPSSSGFSSTIVNTDETYVRKGIELTVGAKVIQNRHFEWNTMVNWSNQHRYYVDLDSTYTPERPWIKRNARKDVYTDNYWLRDPDGNVIHNNGMPVRSDYAKVYGYTDPKFSFGFINTFKVYNFTIGLNIDGRIGGLMYNYINDKMYDTGSHPDTDNEFRYDEVVNGLTNYVGKGVKVVSGSVTFDNFGNIVSDTRKYADNDVEVSYQDYTQKFRGGDYGAMKKSFVKVREFSIGYSFPAKMLAKSGIKNASVAFTAQNLFLFTKFKYSDPDVDDENLNSPSQRMIGLNFKVGF; via the coding sequence ATGAAAAGAATTAAATCAATCAGCACGAAGCTGGTAATGGTGCTGGCTATGTCATGCTGTCTACCGAAGTATTTCATTTCCCGGGCGCAAGCCTCGGGGCACAGCGAGCAACCTAATACCGTTTCCCTTGTTTCATTTATATCTGCGCTGGAATCGAAGTTCGATATCCGTTTCAGTTATAATACAAACCTGGTAAAAGGAAAGGAGTTTATTGCTCCCAAACTAAATGATTTTACCCTTTCCAATGTCGATGATAAGCTGAATGAAGCGATCATGCCCTTAGGCTTGATGTGTAAAAGAATTAATAACAAGCTGTACATCATCAAGTACGATCGCAAGGCTACGGAGAAGATGATGCAATTACAAACAGAGCTGAATCTTCCCGCAGCGATTATTAAAGGTGTAGTCAAAGATTCCCTCGGTAACCCTTTACCCGGTGTGATCGTGAAACTGAAAGGTACTTCCAGGGGAACCACTACGGATGCTTCCGGCGCCTTTTCATTGGATCAAGTTAAGGATGGGGATGTGCTGATTTTCAGCTTGATCGGTTATGCTACGATCGAAGTTGCCATCAAGGGGCAAACTAATTTAAACATCGTATTAAAGGAATCCACGGTTTCGCTAGACCAGGTGGTAGTAACGGCGCTTGGTATTAAACGCCAGGAAAAGGCATTAGGTTATGCCGTGCAGCGCGTGGGGGGAGAGCAAGTTCAAACTGTAAAGGGCGTGGATATTGCTACTTCTATGACCGGCCAAGTATCCGGTTTGGTGATTAAAAACTCGACTGAGTTTTTTGCGAAACCTACGATCGAACTCCGCGGTGAAAGCGCCCTGCTAGTTATTGATGGTGTTCCTTATGGTAATATGACTTTAAGAGATGTACCCACTGATGATATTGAAAGTATCGATGTGCTGAAAGGCCCGACCGCTTCCGCGTTATACGGTTCCAGGGCTTCGGGTGGGGTAATTTTAGTTACCACGAAGAAAGGTAGCAGTGGTGGTTTGGCTGTTAATATCAACAGCAATACCATGCTTCAAACCGGTTTTCTCGCGATCCCGGAAACACAGCATTCTTATGGTCGCGGTCAAAATGGCCAGATCGATAACGATTATGTTTGGGGACCGAAATTGGATATCGGCTTAACAGCCAGGGACTGGAATCCTGAAACGATGCAGTTCGAGGACGACCGCCCGTTGAAGTCATTAGGCGCTAATAACCTGAAAAATTTCATGGAGCTGGGTTTAGTTACGAACAATAATATCAGCGTATCGCAAGCTACGGATAAAGGTAGTTTCCGTGTAGGTTTGAACCACATTTATAATAAAGGTCAATTCCCGAATGCGAAAGCGAACATGTTCAACTTTACAGCGAGTGGAACGATCAAGGCGAGCGATAAATTTTCGCTGGAAAGCCATGTTGGTATTAGCAAAAGGTATTCCCCGCAAATCTGGGGTTCCGGTTACGGTAACCAGGGGTATATTTACCAGTTGACGATGTGGACCGGCCCGGAATACGATATCCGCCAGTATAAAAATTATTGGAAAGTGCCGTACAAAACACAAAACTGGATGTACACGAACTGGTACGATAACCCTTACCTGATCGCCTACGAGAAATTGGACGGTATCAAGCAGAACACGGTGAATGCCAGCATGACTGCCAATTACAATTTCACGGAGGATCTGAACTTGTTGGTCCGTTTGGGTTACGATGTATATACTAACCAGGAAGAATGGACGAATCCTGCGGCTAATATCTATTCAACACGCGGGGGATGGAACGCTAAAGGCCGTTACAGTATCAACAAGACCTGGGGCTGGAGCACTAATGATGACGTGATGTTGAATTATAAAAAGAAGTTGAAAGATTGGACCGTTGAAGCTATGGCCGGTGGTACGATCTATTATTGGGTCGATGAAGCTTTATCTGCCAGTACCCGCAACGGTTTAACTTCGCCAACTTTCTATTCCTTAAATGGTTCGGTTGAAGCCCCGACCATTTCTCCAAGTAATTATTCCCGCCAGGTGAACAGCTTGTACGGAAGGGTAGCTTTGAGTTGGAAAAATACGGTCTTCATCGATGCAACGGGAAGAAACGACTGGAACTCTGCACAACCGAAAGAGGAAAGGGCATTTTTCTACCCATCTATCGGTTCTTCAGTAATTATGTCCGAGTTCTTCAAGATGCCTAGGGCAATTGATATGTGGAAATTACGCGGCTCTTGGGCAACCTTTAAAACCCCGGCAGGAGTGTATGAAACCAACCGTTTATATTCTACTACAACAGCGGCTTGGAACAGCTTGAATGCAGCGTATTACCCTTCGAATCTGTTAGGGGGAATATTGGCTCCTAGTTCTCAAAGAACATGGGAAATAGGAACCGCTTTATACCTGTTGCAAAAACGTTTCTCCGTTGACTTCGCATATTTCAATAAATACTACTACAACCAGAAAGCAAGCCCAAGTATTCCGAGTTCATCGGGCTTCAGTTCTACGATCGTTAACACGGATGAGACCTACGTTCGCAAGGGGATCGAGTTGACGGTTGGCGCCAAGGTAATTCAGAATAGGCATTTTGAATGGAATACGATGGTAAACTGGTCTAACCAACACCGTTATTACGTTGACTTGGATTCTACCTATACGCCTGAAAGACCCTGGATCAAACGTAATGCCAGGAAAGATGTTTATACTGACAATTACTGGTTGCGTGATCCGGATGGAAACGTGATCCATAACAACGGTATGCCGGTTAGAAGCGATTATGCTAAAGTGTATGGTTATACCGATCCTAAATTCAGTTTTGGTTTCATTAATACATTCAAGGTGTACAATTTCACGATCGGCCTGAACATCGATGGTCGTATCGGCGGGTTGATGTACAATTATATCAATGATAAGATGTATGATACCGGTTCACATCCGGATACGGATAACGAGTTCCGTTACGATGAGGTTGTAAACGGTTTAACCAACTACGTAGGTAAAGGTGTGAAAGTGGTTTCCGGTAGCGTTACTTTCGATAATTTCGGAAATATTGTTTCCGATACCCGAAAATACGCCGACAACGATGTAGAAGTTTCTTACCAGGATTACACGCAGAAGTTCCGTGGTGGCGATTATGGCGCTATGAAGAAATCATTTGTGAAAGTTCGTGAATTTTCTATCGGGTATAGTTTCCCTGCAAAGATGCTGGCTAAATCCGGTATAAAAAATGCTTCCGTAGCATTCACCGCGCAAAACTTGTTCTTGTTCACCAAGTTTAAATATTCTGATCCAGATGTGGATGATGAAAACCTGAACTCCCCATCACAAAGGATGATTGGTTTGAACTTTAAAGTGGGATTCTAA
- a CDS encoding FecR family protein: MEHYRDYIKQLLLKYSKGTASPEEKEALLHFLSTSSGADLDMMPEVEEIVGQADLLRMESGEAESIFNRVLWEVPIPGSVTRPWYSKGLRIAAIILPIIILGSLGWIFLNQKPRYEIYENKTTTVKTISLNDGTMLHLNQNSSVKVLHGFNEAPKREVWMEGEVFFEVLHRVDKPFLVHTGKDWQVEVLGTTFNVDARGTRPTVVLNSGAVNVHAGHEKVTLLPGEMAYLDDRGQLKNRNVDTLYYTSWKHNLASFQAAKLQLVLDTLASKYGLTYALDDELIGQQLFTGYLPTNNLGDAIATLEQTFNLKITFRDNQILIKTY, encoded by the coding sequence ATGGAGCATTACCGGGATTATATCAAGCAATTATTATTAAAATACTCGAAAGGAACCGCTAGTCCCGAGGAAAAAGAAGCGTTGCTACATTTTCTTTCCACATCATCGGGGGCAGATTTGGACATGATGCCGGAAGTGGAAGAAATTGTTGGCCAGGCCGATTTGCTCAGGATGGAAAGCGGGGAAGCTGAAAGTATTTTTAACCGGGTACTCTGGGAAGTGCCGATCCCTGGATCCGTAACCAGGCCTTGGTATAGTAAGGGTTTGAGAATTGCAGCTATCATACTTCCTATCATAATATTAGGGAGCTTAGGATGGATTTTTTTAAACCAAAAACCTCGATATGAAATTTATGAAAACAAAACTACAACAGTAAAAACCATTTCATTAAACGATGGAACGATGCTCCACCTTAACCAGAACAGTTCGGTAAAGGTATTACATGGGTTCAACGAGGCGCCAAAAAGGGAAGTATGGATGGAAGGAGAGGTCTTCTTCGAGGTATTACACCGGGTGGATAAGCCGTTTTTAGTACATACCGGTAAGGATTGGCAGGTAGAAGTATTAGGCACCACCTTTAATGTCGATGCCCGTGGTACCCGCCCCACCGTAGTCCTAAATTCCGGGGCGGTGAATGTTCATGCAGGTCATGAAAAAGTAACCCTGCTACCGGGAGAAATGGCTTACCTCGATGATCGTGGTCAATTGAAGAACAGGAATGTCGATACCTTGTATTACACTTCCTGGAAGCACAACCTGGCATCATTCCAGGCTGCTAAACTTCAGTTGGTATTGGATACCTTGGCCAGCAAGTACGGGTTGACCTATGCTTTGGATGACGAATTGATAGGTCAACAATTGTTTACAGGCTATTTACCTACCAACAACCTGGGTGATGCCATCGCGACATTAGAGCAAACTTTTAATTTAAAAATCACGTTCCGAGACAATCAAATTCTGATCAAAACTTACTAG